The proteins below come from a single Micromonospora citrea genomic window:
- a CDS encoding DinB family protein codes for MSEASRRPSPSAVPTEAESLRSVLERNRRTFAWKTFGLDEKGLHATTAASTMTLGGLVKHMALVEADWLAVKLAGREYGAPWDTVDFDADPDWEWRSGALDSADDVYAVWRDAVERSRELVAEVIAERGLDGPASFTWPDGRTPSVRAMLLDMIEEYARHTGHADLLREAVDGRVGEGAPADFTF; via the coding sequence ATGAGCGAAGCGAGCCGCCGCCCTTCCCCGTCCGCGGTCCCCACCGAGGCCGAGTCGCTGCGATCGGTCCTCGAACGCAACCGGCGCACCTTCGCCTGGAAGACGTTCGGGCTCGACGAGAAGGGCCTGCACGCGACCACGGCGGCCAGCACCATGACCCTCGGCGGCCTGGTCAAGCACATGGCCCTCGTCGAGGCGGACTGGCTCGCGGTCAAGCTCGCCGGCCGCGAGTACGGAGCCCCCTGGGATACCGTCGACTTCGACGCCGACCCGGACTGGGAATGGCGCAGCGGGGCGCTGGACTCCGCGGACGACGTCTACGCCGTGTGGCGAGACGCCGTCGAGCGGTCCCGCGAGCTGGTGGCCGAGGTCATCGCGGAGCGCGGCCTCGACGGGCCGGCCTCCTTCACCTGGCCGGACGGACGCACCCCCTCCGTCCGCGCCATGCTCCTGGACATGATCGAGGAGTACGCGCGGCACACCGGGCACGCCGACCTCCTGCGGGAGGCGGTGGACGGCCGGGTCGGCGAGGGTGCGCCCGCCGACTTCACCTTCTGA
- a CDS encoding DinB family protein, which yields MLETQREAVPSNDGGELDTTLAFLSFARSCVLKKVAGLGEEQLRRRLVVSDTTLLGLVQHLTDAERYWFGYTLAGDARYADVDFSMVVEPDRSADEVIASYRAAIAESDAHIAAAADPDARTAHPVFDSPRTLRWVLAHMTGETVRHAGHADILRELVDGATGR from the coding sequence ATGCTTGAGACCCAACGCGAGGCCGTGCCGAGCAACGACGGCGGCGAGCTCGACACCACCCTCGCCTTCCTGTCCTTCGCGCGGTCCTGCGTGCTCAAGAAGGTCGCCGGTCTGGGCGAGGAACAGTTGCGGCGCCGCCTGGTCGTCTCCGACACCACGCTGCTGGGCCTGGTGCAGCACCTGACGGACGCCGAACGGTACTGGTTCGGCTACACGCTCGCCGGTGACGCGCGCTACGCCGACGTCGACTTCAGCATGGTGGTCGAGCCGGATCGTTCCGCGGATGAGGTCATCGCCAGCTATCGGGCTGCGATCGCCGAGAGCGACGCCCACATCGCCGCAGCCGCCGACCCCGACGCCCGTACCGCGCACCCGGTCTTCGACTCGCCTCGTACGCTTCGCTGGGTGCTCGCGCACATGACGGGCGAGACGGTTCGGCACGCCGGCCACGCCGACATCCTGCGTGAGCTCGTCGACGGCGCCACCGGCCGATAG
- a CDS encoding HAD family hydrolase, producing the protein MLRTPRALLLDFGGVLADAPPQPPAPPGLVRRLAALVDGAVPDEQIARDLVEGARAYALWRDDVGRTGDPVELPHGQVWADFVTRTWPRAAREAVEREATPLAYAWTWRDGWAVRPGISEALRHAADAGLPMAVVSNTLCGAAHRDFLAGAGLSGLFAAEFYSDEAGPRKPNPQLALLAAGAVGVPVGDCWFVGDSVHRDVVCARRAGTGAAILMRSPRTDREAPLRGVEPDARIEDGHGLLALLRQVDDGPPRG; encoded by the coding sequence ATGCTTCGTACCCCTCGGGCCCTCCTGCTGGACTTCGGCGGCGTCCTGGCCGACGCGCCGCCCCAACCACCGGCCCCGCCGGGGCTGGTGCGGCGCCTCGCCGCACTCGTCGACGGCGCGGTCCCGGACGAGCAGATCGCCCGGGACCTGGTCGAGGGCGCGCGGGCGTACGCCCTGTGGCGCGACGACGTGGGCAGGACGGGCGATCCCGTCGAGCTGCCGCACGGCCAGGTGTGGGCCGACTTCGTGACCCGCACCTGGCCGCGGGCCGCCCGCGAGGCCGTCGAGCGGGAGGCGACCCCGCTGGCGTACGCCTGGACCTGGCGGGATGGCTGGGCGGTGCGTCCCGGCATCTCCGAGGCGTTGCGCCACGCCGCCGACGCCGGGCTTCCGATGGCGGTCGTCAGCAACACGCTCTGCGGTGCCGCCCACCGCGACTTCCTGGCCGGCGCCGGGCTCTCCGGGCTCTTCGCGGCGGAGTTCTACAGCGACGAGGCCGGGCCCCGCAAGCCCAACCCGCAGCTGGCGCTCCTGGCCGCCGGAGCCGTCGGGGTGCCGGTCGGCGACTGCTGGTTCGTCGGCGACAGCGTGCACCGCGACGTCGTCTGCGCCCGACGCGCCGGCACGGGCGCGGCGATCCTGATGCGGTCGCCCCGCACGGACCGGGAGGCCCCGCTGCGGGGTGTCGAACCGGACGCCCGGATCGAGGACGGCCACGGGCTGCTCGCCCTGCTGCGTCAGGTGGACGACGGGCCGCCCCGGGGTTGA